TTCCGGTAGATTTATAGCTTTCTTGGATAGTGATGATTTATGGAATTCTGATAAACTCCAATTGCAGATTCCATTATTTAATGATGAAAAAGTAGGTATTGTTTTTTCCGATTATGAAAAAATTAATGAAGAAGGACAGTCTGATAAAAGATTCATAATTGCACCAAATGAGGTTAGTTATAAAGACTTATTAAAGGGAAATGTAATAGCTTGTTTAACAGTGATTTTTGATAGTGAAAAACTAAGCAAGTTATATTTTACAAAGCAAGGACATGAAGATTATGTTTTTTGGTTAAGTATATTAAAAAAAGGATATATAGCCAAAAATGTTGGACACGTTCTCGCTAAATACCGCGTTAGAAAATCTTCAGTTTCCTCAAATAAATTTAAAGTTATTAAATGGTATTATGAAATTTATCGTAAGAATGAAAAACTTTCAATACCACAAACCTTATATTATTTAATGATTGCACTGAGTAAATCTTTTTTTAAGTATGTTAAATGATTTAAATAAAATTTCCGGATTAAAATAAAACTTAAAAATGAAAGTATTACTAACTGGATCTACAGGGTTTCTAGGTAAGATTATTCTTGAAACAATTAAAAATGAGCATCAAATTATTGAGTTATCTCGTAAATCAGGAAATTACAAGGCTGTATTAGAGGAGGGAATGATTAAATTTACGGAATCTTTTGATTTGGTAATTCATTCAGCAGGCAAAGCTCATTCTTTGCCCAAAACTAAACCTGAAATAAGAGCTTTTCATGAAGTAAATGTTACAGGGACAGAAAACTTACTTAAAAGTTTAGAAGTATTAGAGTTGCCTAAACAATTTGTTTTTATTAGTTCAGTTTCTGTTTATGGACAAGAAACAGGGAGTGATATTCTTGAAGGGCACTCACTACTAGCCAAAGATCCTTACGGGATTAGTAAAATTAAAGCAGAGAAATTAGTTGAGAAATGGTGCCTGGATAATGATGTTAAATGTACTATATTGAGATTGCCATTATTAGTAGGAAAGAATCCGCCAGGTAATTTGGGAGCTATGATTAAAGCAATTGAGTTAGGGTATTACTT
The nucleotide sequence above comes from Flavobacterium branchiarum. Encoded proteins:
- a CDS encoding NAD-dependent epimerase/dehydratase family protein; amino-acid sequence: MKVLLTGSTGFLGKIILETIKNEHQIIELSRKSGNYKAVLEEGMIKFTESFDLVIHSAGKAHSLPKTKPEIRAFHEVNVTGTENLLKSLEVLELPKQFVFISSVSVYGQETGSDILEGHSLLAKDPYGISKIKAEKLVEKWCLDNDVKCTILRLPLLVGKNPPGNLGAMIKAIELGYYFNIDGGKAKKSMVLARDVAKFIPIVAAVGGIYNLTDGTNPSFNQLSYAISGKKSLNLPLSLTKFIGKIGDFLGDRSPITSLKVEKIISELTFNDSKARTLLNWDPEPVLNYLKKEKLF
- a CDS encoding glycosyltransferase family 2 protein translates to MQSHKVSIITPLYNSESFIAETIQSVIAQTYNNWEMLIVDDCSTDNSKSIIEDFSKHDDRIKYFKTNSPSGSPTIPRNIGIEMASGRFIAFLDSDDLWNSDKLQLQIPLFNDEKVGIVFSDYEKINEEGQSDKRFIIAPNEVSYKDLLKGNVIACLTVIFDSEKLSKLYFTKQGHEDYVFWLSILKKGYIAKNVGHVLAKYRVRKSSVSSNKFKVIKWYYEIYRKNEKLSIPQTLYYLMIALSKSFFKYVK